One segment of Drosophila ananassae strain 14024-0371.13 chromosome 3R, ASM1763931v2, whole genome shotgun sequence DNA contains the following:
- the LOC6497745 gene encoding dynein axonemal light chain 1, which produces MSKPTTIKDALAKWEDQNKQEAATATEIGLQFRYPPIEKMDNILSTLTECQKLSLSSNMIEKISGIAGMKNLRILSLARNNLKTLNGIESLADTLEELWVSYNNIEKIKPLESMKAIKVFYISFNLIKDWAEFMRMTVPPNLGEITFVGNPLNENMEPALFVAEAVRRLPKLEKLDGEPVIR; this is translated from the coding sequence ATGTCCAAGCCCACAACTATTAAAGATGCCCTTGCCAAGTGGGAGGACCAAAACAAACAGGAGGCGGCCACTGCTACGGAAATTGGGTTGCAGTTTCGTTATCCGCCCATTGAGAAAATGGACAACATTCTAAGCACACTGACCGAGTGTCAAAAGTTGAGCCTTTCCTCGAATATGATCGAGAAGATCTCAGGGATAGCAGGCATGAAGAACCTGCGGATCTTGAGCCTGGCTAGAAACAACTTGAAAACTCTCAATGGTATCGAGAGTCTGGCCGATACACTAGAGGAGCTGTGGGTTAGCTATAACAACATCGAGAAGATCAAGCCCCTCGAGTCGATGAAGGCCATCAAGGTTTTCTACATATCCTTCAACCTCATCAAGGACTGGGCGGAGTTCATGCGTATGACCGTGCCCCCAAATCTGGGCGAGATCACATTCGTGGGCAACCCCCTGAACGAGAACATGGAGCCTGCGCTCTTCGTGGCCGAGGCTGTTCGTCGCCTGCCTAAATTGGAAAAGCTGGACGGGGAGCCAGTTATTCGCTAG